A window from Aliamphritea hakodatensis encodes these proteins:
- a CDS encoding LysE family translocator — translation MENYLFFILIAAAVIASPGPGIVLTLKNTLQYDFKGAFPGIAGVALGMLLIAVLSAAGLGLLLTTSALAFTVLKYLGAAYLIYLGIKLWRSSGQVADLSVGRRSSVRSRFFEGLGITALNPKPIVFFLSLFPQFIDPAAAYIPQFALLALTFSALVVVIHCGYAATATLARDKLRTPRGSEVINKVSGGVFVCFGLALTSSK, via the coding sequence ATGGAAAATTACCTGTTTTTTATACTCATTGCGGCGGCCGTAATCGCCAGCCCCGGGCCGGGCATTGTGCTGACGCTGAAAAATACCCTGCAGTATGATTTTAAAGGGGCTTTTCCTGGGATCGCCGGTGTGGCGCTGGGCATGTTGCTGATTGCGGTTTTGTCGGCGGCGGGTCTGGGCCTGTTACTGACCACCTCCGCACTGGCATTTACGGTGCTTAAATATCTGGGAGCCGCTTATCTTATTTATCTGGGTATTAAACTGTGGCGCAGCAGTGGCCAGGTGGCGGATTTGTCTGTCGGACGTCGCAGTTCTGTGCGCAGCCGTTTTTTTGAAGGCCTGGGGATCACGGCGCTCAATCCCAAACCGATCGTGTTTTTCCTGTCGCTGTTTCCGCAGTTTATTGACCCGGCAGCAGCCTATATACCGCAATTTGCTTTGCTGGCGCTGACTTTTAGCGCTTTGGTGGTAGTTATACACTGTGGCTATGCTGCAACTGCTACTCTGGCCCGTGATAAACTGCGTACACCCAGAGGCAGTGAAGTTATCAACAAAGTGAGCGGGGGAGTATTTGTATGTTTTGGCTTAGCTCTGACATCAAGCAAGTAA
- a CDS encoding MTH1187 family thiamine-binding protein — protein sequence MFVIMDIMVSPGGVGISVSPYVAHCQKIFQEAGLSHQMHSYGTNVEGEWDDVLAAVKRCHEDLHEMGAVRITSHMKLGTRTDKAQTIQDKIDSVNEKL from the coding sequence ATGTTCGTAATCATGGATATCATGGTGTCTCCGGGTGGCGTTGGCATATCCGTTTCACCGTACGTGGCACACTGCCAGAAAATTTTTCAGGAAGCTGGCCTGAGCCACCAGATGCACAGCTACGGCACTAACGTTGAAGGCGAGTGGGATGATGTGCTGGCCGCCGTTAAGCGTTGCCATGAAGATCTTCACGAGATGGGTGCAGTACGTATCACCAGCCACATGAAACTGGGTACCCGTACCGACAAGGCACAGACTATTCAGGACAAAATCGACAGCGTTAACGAGAAGCTGTAA
- a CDS encoding aldehyde dehydrogenase family protein, with protein MLHKRDFYINGAWVAPSQANDCEVINPATAEPCAVISLGSQADTDAAVAAARQAFDSWSETPKEERLNLLKALLREYEKRNDDMAAAISMEMGAPIDLATRAQAGSGSEHIEGFIEAFESFEFEKPMGNNEQLIHEPIGVCGMITPWNWPMNQVTLKVIPALAVGCTVVLKPSEVAPLSSIVFAEMVDAAGFPPGVFNMVNGDGVGVGSQLSGHPDVDMLSFTGSTRAGALISKAAADTVKRVTLELGGKGANIVFADADAKAVKRGTFHCFNNTGQSCNAPTRMLVERSVYDQAVAEATAAAAATEIADPALPGKHIGPVVSEMQYNKIQELIQVGIDEGARLIAGGTGKPEGLEQGYFVKPTIFADVNNDMRIAREEVFGPVLTMIPFDTEEEAIRIANDTDYGLTNYIQTQDPERAKRVARKLRSGMVRVNGIDSAGASPFGGYKQSGNGREGGVWGLEDFLEVKHITDWQS; from the coding sequence ATGTTGCATAAACGCGATTTTTACATCAACGGTGCCTGGGTGGCGCCCAGCCAGGCGAATGACTGTGAGGTCATTAACCCGGCGACTGCTGAGCCCTGTGCGGTTATTTCGCTGGGCAGCCAGGCGGATACTGATGCGGCGGTTGCGGCTGCACGTCAGGCCTTCGACAGCTGGTCTGAAACCCCGAAAGAAGAACGCCTGAACCTGCTTAAGGCATTGTTGCGTGAATACGAAAAGCGTAACGATGATATGGCGGCGGCGATTTCCATGGAAATGGGCGCGCCGATTGATCTGGCTACCCGCGCGCAGGCCGGGTCAGGCAGTGAACACATTGAAGGTTTCATCGAAGCATTTGAAAGCTTTGAGTTTGAAAAGCCGATGGGCAATAACGAACAGCTGATTCACGAGCCGATTGGTGTGTGCGGCATGATTACGCCGTGGAACTGGCCGATGAATCAGGTCACCCTGAAAGTCATTCCTGCGCTGGCGGTTGGCTGTACTGTGGTACTGAAGCCTTCCGAGGTAGCGCCGTTGTCATCCATTGTATTTGCTGAAATGGTGGACGCGGCAGGTTTCCCGCCGGGTGTCTTTAACATGGTGAACGGCGACGGTGTCGGCGTTGGCAGTCAGTTGTCCGGCCATCCGGATGTGGACATGCTGTCATTTACAGGATCGACCCGCGCAGGCGCGCTGATCAGTAAAGCCGCAGCAGATACTGTGAAGCGGGTGACGCTGGAACTGGGCGGTAAAGGTGCCAACATCGTCTTTGCTGATGCCGATGCCAAAGCGGTGAAACGCGGTACCTTCCATTGCTTCAACAACACCGGACAGTCCTGTAACGCACCGACCCGGATGCTGGTGGAGCGTTCGGTATACGATCAGGCGGTGGCAGAGGCCACTGCGGCAGCTGCGGCCACTGAGATTGCCGATCCGGCATTGCCGGGTAAGCACATTGGCCCGGTGGTCAGTGAAATGCAGTACAACAAAATTCAGGAGCTGATTCAGGTCGGCATTGATGAAGGTGCCCGGTTGATTGCCGGCGGTACTGGCAAGCCTGAAGGTCTGGAGCAGGGGTACTTTGTAAAACCGACGATCTTTGCCGATGTGAATAATGACATGCGCATTGCCCGGGAAGAAGTGTTCGGGCCGGTACTGACGATGATTCCGTTCGATACGGAAGAGGAAGCCATCCGCATTGCCAACGATACGGATTACGGTCTGACCAACTATATTCAGACGCAGGACCCGGAAAGGGCCAAGCGGGTAGCCCGTAAACTGCGCAGCGGTATGGTGCGGGTCAACGGCATTGATTCAGCCGGCGCATCCCCTTTCGGTGGATACAAGCAATCCGGTAATGGCCGTGAAGGCGGTGTATGGGGGCTGGAAGACTTCCTTGAAGTTAAACACATTACCGACTGGCAGAGCTGA
- a CDS encoding HalD/BesD family halogenase, with product MMSDLTAQQIIDHQRYPIADLNSPLRADLISNIQADLAKDGCAVIKNFLSEQGLQDMLNEALARKDQAYYSAKKHCNVYLGDGDDSLPADHPRNVFLPRTNGFITADLLTEDTAARILYHWQPLAAFLADCLGKPELFIYEDPVSNMIVNLGKPGQQFNWHYDTNEFTITMLLKPALSGGHFEYVPNLRTPQDECYDEVRKVLSGDRSRITRLELNAGDLQFFLGRFSLHQVTENTGDDDRLLLIMSFTEKPGVIGSLYRVKDLYGKVTDAHYENERQRVRADELLD from the coding sequence ATGATGTCTGACTTAACCGCGCAACAGATAATTGATCATCAGCGTTATCCCATTGCTGATCTGAACAGCCCGCTCAGGGCAGATCTGATCAGTAATATTCAGGCTGATCTTGCCAAAGATGGCTGTGCAGTCATTAAAAACTTCCTCAGTGAGCAGGGCTTGCAGGATATGCTGAATGAAGCACTGGCCCGTAAGGATCAGGCCTATTATTCGGCGAAGAAACACTGCAACGTGTATCTGGGTGACGGCGACGACAGCCTGCCGGCGGACCATCCGCGGAACGTCTTTCTGCCCCGTACCAATGGTTTTATCACCGCGGATTTACTGACTGAGGATACCGCTGCCCGGATTCTGTATCACTGGCAGCCGCTGGCGGCCTTTCTGGCGGACTGCCTGGGGAAACCGGAACTGTTCATTTATGAAGATCCGGTCTCCAATATGATTGTGAATCTGGGCAAACCCGGCCAGCAGTTCAACTGGCATTACGATACCAATGAATTCACCATCACCATGCTGCTTAAGCCCGCCCTGTCCGGTGGCCATTTCGAATACGTGCCGAACCTGCGAACTCCGCAGGATGAGTGCTATGACGAGGTGAGAAAGGTACTCAGTGGCGACCGCAGCCGGATCACCCGGCTGGAACTGAATGCCGGTGATCTGCAGTTTTTTCTGGGGCGCTTTTCACTGCATCAGGTCACTGAGAATACCGGTGATGATGACCGTTTACTGCTGATTATGTCGTTCACTGAGAAACCGGGGGTGATTGGCAGCCTGTACCGGGTGAAAGATCTGTACGGTAAGGTGACTGACGCCCATTACGAAAATGAGCGTCAGCGGGTCAGGGCAGACGAATTGCTGGACTGA
- a CDS encoding pseudouridine-5'-phosphate glycosidase: MKQYLDIHPDVAAALAAGQPVVALESTIISHGMPYPQNVETALKVEQTVRENGALPATIAIINGRLKVGLSEAEITYLGKTGKAVIKTSRRDIPFIVAQQLDGATTVASTMIIAAMAGVRVFATGGIGGVHRGAETTMDVSADLQELAGTSMAVVCAGAKSILDIGLTLEYLETHGVPVVGYRTDTMPAFYTRHSPFGVDYQLNDPATIAKALQAKWQLGLEGGVVVANPIPEAHALDQAMIDGVIDKALQEMDEQGVSGKESTPFLLARVAEVTEGKSLAANIQLVLNNARLAAQIAAEYCRL; this comes from the coding sequence CTGAAACAGTATCTGGATATCCATCCCGACGTTGCCGCCGCACTGGCTGCCGGCCAGCCCGTTGTAGCGCTGGAATCCACCATTATTTCCCACGGTATGCCGTACCCGCAAAATGTTGAAACCGCTTTAAAAGTGGAACAGACCGTGCGGGAAAACGGTGCACTGCCAGCCACGATTGCCATTATCAATGGCCGTCTGAAAGTCGGCCTGAGCGAAGCAGAAATCACCTATCTGGGTAAAACCGGCAAAGCCGTTATCAAAACCAGCCGCCGGGATATTCCCTTTATCGTTGCCCAGCAACTGGACGGTGCTACCACCGTTGCTTCCACCATGATCATTGCCGCCATGGCCGGTGTCCGTGTGTTCGCCACCGGCGGTATCGGCGGCGTTCACCGGGGCGCTGAAACCACCATGGACGTCTCTGCAGACCTGCAGGAGCTGGCCGGCACTTCAATGGCGGTGGTCTGTGCCGGAGCCAAATCCATTCTGGATATTGGTCTGACGCTGGAATATCTGGAGACCCACGGCGTACCGGTCGTGGGCTACCGGACCGACACCATGCCTGCGTTTTACACCCGTCACAGCCCGTTCGGTGTGGATTATCAGTTGAATGACCCGGCCACCATCGCGAAGGCACTGCAGGCCAAATGGCAGTTAGGGCTGGAAGGCGGCGTCGTTGTTGCCAACCCCATCCCGGAAGCCCACGCACTGGATCAGGCAATGATCGACGGTGTGATTGATAAGGCCCTGCAAGAAATGGATGAACAGGGTGTCAGCGGTAAGGAAAGCACCCCGTTCCTGCTGGCCCGGGTAGCTGAAGTCACCGAAGGCAAAAGCCTGGCGGCCAATATTCAGCTAGTGCTGAACAACGCCCGCCTGGCGGCACAGATTGCAGCGGAATACTGCAGGCTCTGA
- a CDS encoding PfkB family carbohydrate kinase codes for MTNRERQLLQLLQTNPLISQQELAEALGISRSAVATHLTNLTAKGAIKGRGYILSERRYSVVIGGANMDILGTPGQALTPGSSTPGTVSYSPGGVGRNIAENLARLGEDCYLIAPVGDDHSGRQLTELSSQAGIDTSQMVTIPGHATSSYLSLVDEQGEMQQAIADMAILDAFGPDYLRKHLGLLARAELLVLDTNLKNSTLECLFGQLPEQRFFVDCVSSSKAPKIRPFLSRIHTLKPNLAEAEAISGIHADPADISDSALQALAQWFHREGVERLFISLASEGLFYSHRSGESCRQRLNCHTVINSNGAGDALMAALCHSWLQQMPADKTCRFALAAANLALASQTTINPEMSRLNVAQLLSESM; via the coding sequence ATGACTAACCGCGAACGTCAGCTATTACAATTACTGCAGACAAATCCGCTGATCAGCCAGCAGGAACTGGCAGAAGCACTGGGCATCAGCCGCTCTGCCGTGGCCACCCACCTAACCAACCTGACCGCCAAGGGCGCCATTAAAGGCCGGGGCTATATCCTCAGTGAACGGCGCTATTCAGTGGTCATCGGCGGTGCCAATATGGATATTCTCGGCACCCCCGGTCAGGCGCTGACACCGGGCAGTTCCACCCCGGGCACTGTCAGTTACAGCCCCGGCGGAGTCGGCCGCAATATCGCCGAAAACCTCGCCCGCCTTGGCGAAGACTGCTACCTGATTGCCCCCGTGGGTGATGATCACAGCGGCCGGCAACTCACTGAACTGAGCAGTCAGGCGGGTATCGATACCAGCCAGATGGTGACCATCCCCGGCCATGCCACCTCCAGTTATCTGTCACTGGTGGACGAGCAGGGCGAAATGCAGCAAGCCATTGCCGACATGGCCATTCTTGATGCCTTCGGCCCGGACTACCTGCGCAAACATTTAGGGTTACTGGCCCGGGCTGAATTACTGGTGCTGGATACCAACCTTAAAAACAGCACCCTGGAATGCCTGTTCGGCCAGCTACCGGAGCAGCGTTTTTTTGTTGACTGTGTCTCCAGCAGCAAAGCGCCGAAAATCCGACCGTTTCTGTCCCGCATTCATACCCTGAAGCCCAACCTTGCAGAAGCCGAAGCCATTTCAGGTATTCACGCCGATCCGGCTGATATTTCTGATAGCGCCCTGCAGGCACTCGCGCAATGGTTTCACCGGGAAGGGGTTGAACGCTTATTCATCAGCCTGGCCAGTGAAGGGCTGTTTTACAGCCACCGCAGCGGCGAATCCTGCCGCCAGCGGCTCAACTGTCACACAGTCATTAACAGTAACGGTGCCGGCGATGCCCTGATGGCCGCCCTGTGCCATAGCTGGCTGCAACAGATGCCGGCAGACAAAACCTGCCGCTTTGCGCTGGCCGCCGCCAATCTGGCACTGGCCAGCCAAACCACCATTAATCCGGAGATGTCCCGCCTGAATGTGGCACAGCTCCTGTCCGAATCAATGTAA
- a CDS encoding Lrp/AsnC family transcriptional regulator, producing the protein MIRLKLDSKDQHILALLQQNARLPTAEIARAVNLARSTVQERIRRLEERGMIEGYSVRLNVQLLPRPQFFSRVSVSVLAPCQAAVIGSLERIPQVYCCETVSGSVDLMLEVRAHDAAELDAVIEKISALKGVERTESGIVLREFFRRDLP; encoded by the coding sequence ATGATTCGTTTGAAACTTGACAGTAAAGATCAGCACATTCTGGCGCTGTTACAGCAAAATGCCCGGCTGCCCACCGCCGAGATTGCCCGGGCAGTAAATCTCGCCCGTTCGACGGTGCAGGAGCGCATTCGCAGGCTTGAGGAGCGGGGCATGATTGAAGGTTACAGTGTCCGGCTGAATGTGCAGTTATTGCCACGGCCGCAGTTTTTCAGCCGCGTATCGGTCAGCGTGCTGGCACCTTGTCAGGCGGCGGTTATCGGTAGCCTGGAGCGGATTCCTCAGGTGTATTGCTGTGAGACGGTCAGTGGCAGTGTTGATCTGATGCTGGAAGTGCGCGCCCATGATGCGGCAGAGCTGGATGCGGTTATTGAAAAGATCAGTGCGCTCAAAGGTGTTGAGCGCACTGAGTCCGGGATCGTGCTGCGGGAGTTTTTCCGGCGCGATCTGCCGTGA
- the speB gene encoding agmatinase — protein sequence MTFQAVSVLAIPLDFNSSHLTGSAAAPPVIQEVLHNGSANLSSECGVDIGKDTRLQDAGMLDWPDQASAFNCIEQRAAAIRHSGHKLLSLGGDHSITYPLIRGLQTNKNPLTILHFDAHPDLYDELLGNRHSHACPFARIMEEQLADRLIQVGIRTLNDHQRQQAERFGVEVHEMRHWKGVPALDIKGPVYISIDLDALDPAFAPGVSHHEPGGLAVRDILSILQQLDAPVIGADIVEYNPSRDINGMTAMVCAKLYKELAALLLRDCQKS from the coding sequence ATGACGTTTCAGGCGGTATCGGTATTGGCTATTCCCCTCGACTTTAACTCCTCCCACCTGACTGGCAGCGCTGCAGCACCGCCGGTGATTCAGGAAGTGCTGCACAACGGCTCGGCTAACCTGAGCAGTGAGTGCGGGGTGGATATTGGCAAAGATACCCGCCTGCAGGATGCAGGCATGCTGGACTGGCCCGATCAGGCAAGTGCATTTAACTGTATCGAGCAGCGGGCCGCTGCCATTCGCCACAGCGGGCACAAGTTGCTTAGCCTGGGAGGCGATCACTCCATCACCTATCCGCTGATCCGGGGATTACAAACCAACAAGAATCCGCTGACGATCCTGCACTTTGACGCCCACCCGGATCTGTACGACGAATTGCTCGGCAACCGCCATTCCCACGCCTGTCCGTTTGCCCGGATCATGGAAGAACAGCTGGCTGACCGGCTGATTCAGGTTGGCATCCGCACCCTCAATGACCACCAGCGTCAGCAAGCGGAAAGATTTGGCGTGGAAGTACACGAAATGCGTCACTGGAAGGGCGTACCGGCACTGGACATTAAAGGGCCGGTCTACATCTCCATCGACCTCGACGCCCTGGACCCGGCCTTTGCACCCGGGGTCTCACACCATGAGCCCGGCGGGCTGGCGGTACGGGATATTCTCAGTATCCTGCAACAGCTGGATGCACCGGTGATCGGGGCGGACATCGTTGAATATAACCCCTCACGGGATATCAACGGCATGACCGCCATGGTCTGTGCAAAACTCTATAAAGAGCTTGCTGCGCTACTGCTCAGGGACTGTCAGAAAAGCTGA
- a CDS encoding transporter substrate-binding domain-containing protein: protein MTNRIKKWLSMGAVALSSLSLTSQADTLRIAIDGSYAPFAIVDASGQLSGFDVDIANALCEEMQADCEIVSQPWDGMIPGLRVKKFDAIISSMSVTKERAKVVDFSDRYYSNVLVMLGPKDRSFDISDSGLKGFTVGAYRSTVSSQYLEDNYSGTVDIKLYDTQENAYLDMKSGRIDLLVSDKFPAWDWLQSADGQAFEFKGADIDIQDKVAIAVRKGSALKQVFSDAISAIVADGRYAEINRRYFPFSIY from the coding sequence ATGACAAACCGGATCAAAAAATGGCTGTCGATGGGCGCAGTAGCCCTCAGCAGCCTGAGCCTGACCAGCCAGGCAGACACCCTCCGCATCGCCATTGACGGCTCCTACGCCCCCTTTGCTATTGTTGACGCCAGTGGCCAGCTGAGCGGCTTTGATGTGGACATTGCCAATGCCCTCTGTGAAGAAATGCAGGCCGACTGCGAAATCGTTTCCCAGCCCTGGGACGGCATGATTCCCGGCTTAAGGGTAAAGAAATTCGATGCGATTATTTCCTCCATGTCCGTCACAAAAGAACGGGCCAAAGTGGTCGACTTCAGCGACCGTTACTATTCCAATGTGCTGGTCATGCTGGGACCGAAAGACCGTAGTTTCGACATCTCAGACAGCGGCCTGAAGGGGTTCACTGTCGGCGCTTACCGTTCCACCGTTTCCAGCCAGTATCTGGAAGACAACTACAGCGGCACCGTGGATATCAAACTCTACGACACCCAGGAAAATGCCTATCTGGATATGAAATCAGGACGGATTGATTTGCTGGTATCCGATAAATTCCCGGCCTGGGACTGGCTGCAATCAGCCGACGGCCAGGCCTTTGAATTTAAAGGGGCTGATATAGACATTCAGGATAAAGTCGCCATCGCCGTTCGCAAAGGCTCAGCACTGAAACAGGTTTTCAGTGATGCCATCAGCGCCATCGTTGCTGACGGCCGCTACGCCGAAATCAATCGCCGCTACTTCCCTTTCAGCATTTATTAA
- a CDS encoding DMT family transporter, translating into MSFISPAHLLLISVAAIWGFAFVAQSAGMDYLGPHSFNAARFILGALSLVPLWILMGKQRLPQGKTLLYGGILAGSVMFAGFSFQQIGLLYTTAGNAGFITSMYIVLVPIAGIFLGQATNMNTWIGVVLAVIGLYYLSIGPDLKIGYGDLLELIGAFFWTAHVIIIGWLSRKVDAIGLSITQFMVAAVWATGAAMLYETPVLGDFQAAWLPLLYAGIASSGIACTLQIIAQRKVEPSTTALILSMEALFAVLGGWLLLGEHIGIKELIGCSLMLAGMVVSQWPAKRKRQLAAQS; encoded by the coding sequence ATGAGTTTTATCAGCCCTGCACATTTGTTGCTGATCAGTGTGGCTGCAATCTGGGGATTCGCCTTTGTCGCGCAAAGTGCCGGTATGGATTACCTGGGCCCGCACAGTTTTAACGCTGCCCGTTTTATTCTGGGTGCCCTGTCACTGGTGCCGCTCTGGATTCTGATGGGCAAACAGCGTTTGCCGCAGGGCAAAACGCTGCTGTATGGCGGTATTCTCGCAGGCAGTGTGATGTTTGCCGGTTTCAGTTTTCAGCAAATCGGTTTGCTGTATACCACGGCAGGTAATGCCGGGTTCATTACCAGCATGTATATCGTACTGGTGCCGATTGCAGGTATCTTTCTCGGACAGGCCACCAATATGAATACCTGGATCGGGGTCGTGCTGGCGGTTATCGGTCTTTATTACCTGTCTATCGGCCCGGATCTGAAGATCGGGTACGGAGATTTACTGGAACTGATTGGCGCGTTTTTCTGGACGGCACATGTGATTATCATTGGCTGGTTGTCCCGTAAGGTTGATGCAATCGGCCTGTCGATTACCCAGTTTATGGTGGCTGCAGTTTGGGCTACCGGTGCGGCAATGCTCTATGAAACGCCTGTGCTGGGGGATTTTCAGGCAGCCTGGTTACCGCTTCTGTATGCCGGCATTGCATCCAGCGGTATTGCCTGTACCTTGCAGATTATTGCCCAGCGTAAAGTAGAGCCGAGCACCACGGCACTGATTCTTTCAATGGAAGCACTGTTTGCTGTCCTGGGTGGCTGGCTGTTACTGGGCGAGCATATCGGTATTAAAGAACTGATCGGCTGCAGCCTGATGCTGGCGGGTATGGTGGTCAGCCAGTGGCCGGCAAAACGCAAACGTCAGTTGGCTGCACAAAGCTGA
- a CDS encoding Lrp/AsnC family transcriptional regulator, giving the protein MTDAINRKIIAALQENARISYAELGKRVHLSAPAVAERIRKLEQSGVITGYSLKVNLDKLGYPIVALVQCKVFRTKERQFKALVLSYDEVIECQNVTGEQAFLVKLAVASMSHLDAILEEFCDLSDTNTMMILSTPVERPLPRTFFNAEAES; this is encoded by the coding sequence ATGACTGACGCAATAAACCGAAAAATAATCGCCGCCCTTCAGGAAAATGCCCGCATTTCGTATGCAGAACTGGGCAAACGGGTACACCTGTCAGCCCCGGCGGTGGCAGAAAGAATTCGAAAATTAGAGCAAAGCGGAGTTATTACCGGTTACAGCCTGAAAGTAAATCTGGATAAGCTCGGATATCCTATCGTCGCGCTGGTGCAATGCAAGGTATTCCGTACCAAAGAACGCCAGTTTAAGGCACTGGTACTCAGTTATGATGAGGTTATTGAATGCCAGAATGTCACCGGTGAGCAGGCGTTTCTGGTTAAGCTGGCGGTGGCATCCATGTCACATCTGGATGCCATTCTGGAAGAGTTTTGTGACCTGAGCGATACCAACACCATGATGATATTGTCCACCCCGGTCGAACGGCCTCTGCCCCGAACGTTTTTTAACGCTGAGGCAGAGTCCTGA
- a CDS encoding response regulator transcription factor codes for MRMRLSGVEEILVVDDSPDDLRFLSQLLQAENYQVRPVLSASEAFVALENQLADLILLDIRMPGMDGFELCRQLKANERTADIPVIYMSALNETEDVVRGLQLGAVDYLVKPLKSAEVLARIAVHLEICRGYSELELRNKSLRRINKQLEGIIDNFDGAKGNAPVSKAARKTKKSGAGGTVKLTARELDCLSLLAQGYRTVQIADQLNIKPVTVEFHLANVRNKLEAKTREQALVTAIMQGLMEPAFH; via the coding sequence ATGCGTATGCGGTTAAGTGGTGTGGAAGAAATTCTGGTTGTGGATGACTCGCCAGATGATCTGCGTTTTCTGAGTCAGTTACTACAGGCAGAAAATTATCAGGTCCGACCCGTTTTGAGTGCCAGTGAAGCGTTTGTCGCACTGGAAAATCAGTTAGCAGATTTAATTTTACTCGACATAAGAATGCCCGGTATGGACGGTTTCGAACTGTGCCGGCAATTAAAAGCGAATGAGCGCACGGCAGACATCCCGGTTATATATATGAGCGCCCTGAATGAAACAGAAGATGTGGTCAGAGGGCTGCAGCTGGGCGCGGTGGATTATCTGGTAAAGCCGCTGAAGTCGGCAGAAGTGCTGGCCCGGATAGCAGTTCATCTGGAAATCTGCCGGGGATATTCTGAACTTGAACTGCGCAATAAGTCGCTGCGGCGTATTAATAAGCAGCTTGAAGGTATCATTGATAATTTTGACGGTGCGAAAGGTAATGCGCCGGTCAGCAAGGCTGCCCGTAAAACGAAAAAATCCGGTGCGGGTGGCACCGTTAAGCTCACCGCCAGAGAACTGGATTGTCTGTCCCTGCTGGCGCAGGGGTACCGGACGGTACAGATAGCAGATCAGCTGAACATTAAGCCCGTGACCGTGGAGTTTCATCTGGCCAATGTGCGCAACAAACTGGAAGCCAAAACACGGGAACAGGCTTTAGTCACCGCAATTATGCAGGGATTGATGGAACCTGCGTTTCATTAG